In Deinococcus sedimenti, a single genomic region encodes these proteins:
- the holA gene encoding DNA polymerase III subunit delta: MPLIAFTGNRFLADETLRDTLRARGLDARALARVADEDVTADALGPHLSPGLFGDGGVIVDLEGVKPDKALLELLAGAAVTVAVLDESPPATRLKVYEARGEVVPSPAPAKTGDVAGWVAGRAKKAKLALDRDASLYLAEVFGADLAGIAGELNKLALLDGPFTRDAVQRVVGREPPGDSFAMLGAATTGRPGEAVTQLRRLMASGEDPFKLMGAVVWQYSLVARCVALQQEGGRITEQVAAQRLGVKPYPAKKALEVARRLNEAKIRTHLGRILDADLAMKRGLDAGVALERLIVQLSV; encoded by the coding sequence ATGCCGCTGATCGCGTTCACCGGGAACCGCTTCCTGGCGGACGAGACGCTGCGCGACACGCTGCGCGCCCGTGGCCTGGACGCCCGGGCGCTGGCGCGCGTGGCGGACGAGGACGTGACGGCGGACGCGCTGGGGCCGCACCTCAGCCCCGGTCTGTTCGGGGACGGGGGCGTGATCGTGGACCTGGAGGGCGTGAAACCCGACAAGGCGCTGCTGGAACTGCTGGCGGGCGCGGCGGTGACGGTCGCGGTGCTGGACGAGTCGCCGCCCGCGACGCGCCTGAAGGTGTACGAGGCCCGGGGCGAGGTCGTCCCGTCCCCGGCGCCCGCGAAGACCGGGGACGTGGCCGGGTGGGTCGCGGGTCGGGCGAAGAAGGCGAAACTGGCCCTGGACCGCGACGCGAGTCTGTACCTCGCGGAGGTGTTCGGCGCGGACCTCGCGGGGATCGCGGGTGAACTGAACAAGCTGGCGCTGCTGGACGGACCGTTCACGCGTGACGCGGTGCAGCGGGTCGTGGGGCGGGAACCGCCGGGGGACAGTTTCGCGATGCTGGGGGCCGCGACCACGGGCCGTCCGGGCGAGGCCGTCACGCAGCTGCGGCGCCTGATGGCCAGCGGCGAGGACCCCTTCAAACTGATGGGGGCGGTCGTGTGGCAGTATTCGCTGGTGGCCCGCTGCGTGGCGCTGCAGCAGGAGGGCGGACGAATCACGGAACAGGTGGCGGCGCAGCGGCTGGGGGTCAAGCCGTACCCGGCGAAGAAGGCGCTGGAGGTCGCGCGGCGCCTGAACGAGGCGAAGATCCGCACGCACCTGGGCCGCATCCTGGACGCGGACCTCGCCATGAAGCGCGGCCTGGACGCCGGGGTGGCGCTGGAACGCCTGATCGTGCAGCTCAGTGTCTGA
- a CDS encoding serine/threonine-protein kinase has translation MTDVPDLTTSTPPDLTDWQLLSERGGVRCESARWAGRPVFAKTLVFDRPDSRARFEHEGRVAASVRHRLVVSPLRCFHDTLIYPFVPGVTLRERLDTGALGADEATEVAGGVLAAVAALHACGVTHQDLKPENVILAGGDATFAAVRVIDFGMSHSARLPLDIHQGTRMGTPHFMAPEQFLGVRGDPRSDLYSVGVLLFDCLAGAPPFEDAFGWLSGLNECRAPLPGPAELHDVLTRCLTRDRAQRPASAPALYADVSAAREAMGLEALPDLTAWAGECR, from the coding sequence GTGACTGATGTGCCGGACCTGACCACCTCCACGCCGCCTGATCTGACCGACTGGCAGCTTCTGAGCGAGCGGGGCGGCGTCCGCTGCGAATCGGCGCGGTGGGCCGGGCGGCCAGTGTTCGCGAAGACCCTGGTGTTCGACCGGCCGGACTCCCGCGCGCGGTTCGAGCATGAGGGCCGCGTGGCGGCGTCCGTCCGGCACCGGCTGGTGGTCTCGCCGCTGCGCTGCTTTCACGACACCCTGATCTATCCGTTCGTGCCGGGCGTGACCCTGCGTGAACGGCTGGACACCGGCGCCCTGGGCGCCGATGAGGCGACCGAGGTGGCAGGGGGCGTACTGGCGGCGGTCGCGGCGCTGCATGCCTGCGGCGTGACCCACCAGGACCTCAAGCCGGAGAACGTCATCCTGGCGGGCGGAGACGCGACCTTCGCGGCGGTGCGCGTGATCGATTTCGGCATGAGCCACTCGGCCCGGCTGCCGCTGGACATTCACCAGGGCACCCGGATGGGCACGCCGCACTTCATGGCGCCCGAGCAGTTTCTGGGGGTGCGGGGTGATCCACGCAGCGACCTGTACTCGGTGGGCGTGCTGCTGTTCGACTGTCTGGCCGGCGCTCCTCCCTTCGAGGACGCGTTCGGGTGGCTGTCCGGGCTCAACGAGTGCCGCGCGCCGCTGCCCGGACCGGCCGAGCTGCACGACGTCCTGACGCGCTGCCTGACCCGCGACCGGGCGCAGCGGCCCGCGTCGGCCCCGGCGCTGTACGCGGACGTCAGCGCGGCGCGCGAGGCCATGGGCCTGGAGGCGCTGCCGGACCTGACGGCCTGGGCGGGCGAATGCCGCTGA
- a CDS encoding alpha/beta hydrolase family protein — translation MAGLLWSGAQAMVLVPPVTVVPGMEAPARRSVPTGTWVPVGSGEALSLLRVPRACGSSCALVVVSHPRGQSAAHLRDSASVAVLTAALIHAGFAVLLSGDGGPTSWGSPAGLAGLGEVHARATELFGWSGRTYALGLSMGGLMALRSALPGAPYPVEGVALIDGWVDLRVAWGSALSRREEIMSAYGLSDPPEDLNPAWLARTWGRRPLLVFGSPDDRTVPFARNGEALWLEAADPDVGGLVRLTGGHLGGNRFTADVARQVVVFFRVLEGRR, via the coding sequence TTGGCAGGACTGCTGTGGTCCGGCGCGCAGGCGATGGTGCTCGTGCCGCCGGTCACGGTCGTTCCCGGGATGGAGGCGCCAGCGCGCCGGTCCGTGCCGACGGGCACGTGGGTTCCGGTCGGGTCTGGTGAGGCGCTGTCGCTGCTGCGCGTGCCGCGGGCGTGCGGGTCGTCGTGCGCGCTGGTGGTGGTGTCGCACCCGCGGGGGCAGTCGGCGGCGCACCTGCGGGACAGCGCGAGCGTGGCGGTCCTGACGGCCGCACTGATCCACGCGGGTTTCGCGGTGCTGCTGTCCGGGGATGGCGGGCCGACCAGTTGGGGCAGTCCGGCGGGTCTGGCAGGGCTGGGGGAGGTGCATGCCCGGGCGACCGAGCTGTTCGGGTGGAGTGGCCGGACCTACGCGCTGGGCCTGAGCATGGGGGGCCTGATGGCGCTGCGGTCGGCGCTGCCGGGCGCGCCGTACCCGGTGGAGGGCGTGGCCCTCATCGACGGGTGGGTGGATCTGCGCGTGGCGTGGGGATCGGCCCTGTCGCGCCGCGAGGAGATCATGTCGGCGTACGGTCTGAGCGACCCGCCGGAGGACCTGAACCCGGCGTGGCTGGCGCGCACCTGGGGTCGGCGGCCGCTGCTGGTGTTCGGCAGTCCGGATGACCGGACCGTGCCGTTCGCCCGCAACGGCGAGGCCCTGTGGCTGGAGGCCGCGGATCCGGACGTGGGTGGGCTGGTCCGCCTGACGGGAGGGCATCTGGGCGGCAACCGGTTCACGGCGGACGTGGCGCGGCAGGTGGTCGTGTTTTTCCGCGTTCTGGAAGGCCGCCGGTGA
- a CDS encoding acyltransferase, translating into MFRGLTIIEVVAHHSTGVMLRYLDPASTAHLYTLMLNRTLHFAVPAFVFLSAVVLTRSLLKRFEPRRYFWRRLTRGGWPYLLWSVLYALWYVWTDQRVPESLTDPARWRDWLLYGKASYHLYFLLVALEVYVVLPLMLPLARRKPSITGALLFGAALQLGLYLLNREVLRLPFPASTVLWYMLPITLGVAVGARLDEFPAWWRRRRWVLLPVLTLAFSLYLPEALAYARGERVTPIVYSGLSWVYTSLMALTLLGLAFRVQRSASTVRQTVALLGTVSLQVYLIHPALLQALERWDAPDGDPWQVALTMLGYFFLALGLPALLGRALLNTRLSTWLFGR; encoded by the coding sequence ATGTTCCGGGGCCTGACGATCATCGAGGTCGTCGCGCACCACTCGACTGGGGTGATGCTGCGGTACCTCGATCCGGCCTCGACGGCGCACCTGTACACGCTGATGCTGAACCGCACGCTGCACTTCGCGGTGCCCGCCTTCGTGTTCCTGTCGGCCGTGGTGCTGACCCGCAGCCTCCTGAAGCGCTTCGAGCCGCGGCGGTACTTCTGGCGGCGCCTGACGCGCGGCGGGTGGCCGTACCTGCTGTGGAGCGTGCTGTACGCCCTGTGGTACGTGTGGACGGACCAGCGCGTGCCGGAATCCCTGACCGACCCGGCCCGCTGGCGCGACTGGCTGCTGTACGGGAAGGCCAGTTACCATCTGTACTTCCTGCTGGTGGCGCTGGAGGTGTACGTCGTGCTGCCGCTGATGCTGCCCCTGGCGCGCAGGAAGCCCAGCATCACGGGGGCGCTGCTGTTCGGCGCGGCGTTGCAGCTGGGGTTGTACCTGCTGAACCGGGAGGTGCTGCGCCTGCCGTTCCCGGCGAGCACGGTGCTGTGGTACATGCTGCCCATCACGCTGGGCGTCGCGGTGGGGGCGCGCCTGGACGAGTTCCCGGCGTGGTGGCGGCGCAGGCGCTGGGTGCTGCTGCCGGTCCTGACACTGGCGTTCAGCCTCTACCTGCCCGAGGCACTGGCGTATGCGCGCGGCGAGCGGGTCACGCCGATCGTGTACTCGGGCCTGTCGTGGGTGTACACCAGCCTGATGGCGCTAACGCTGCTGGGGCTGGCGTTCCGGGTGCAGCGCAGCGCGTCCACGGTGCGGCAGACCGTGGCGCTGCTGGGCACCGTCAGCCTGCAGGTGTACCTGATCCATCCGGCGCTGCTGCAGGCGCTGGAACGCTGGGACGCCCCGGACGGCGACCCGTGGCAGGTGGCCCTGACGATGCTGGGCTATTTCTTCCTGGCGCTGGGCCTGCCGGCACTGCTGGGCCGCGCGCTGCTGAACACCCGCTTGAGCACCTGGCTGTTCGGGCGGTGA
- a CDS encoding prephenate dehydrogenase, with the protein MSAASPSAPGPLFETAVVAGVGLIGGSVALGLRQRLLARRVIGLDASPEVLREAEALGVVDEVRAAPGEWLRGADLVVLAAPMRALAPLARELAPFLNPSALVTDVGSVKGGIAAEMERLGVRHFVAGHPMAGSERGGVTHARAALLENAVWVLTPTDHTPLTALSKARTLVEQLGAAPVVMPPDAHDALVATISHLPYLASLALTHMVARDERLSLLAAGGFRDLTRVASGDPRMSRDMVVENKGALREALTRFRRQLERLEADLDEPDELLEAAREGKRTRDSLPIVRRSLLPQRHDLVVAVPDKPNQIGAVTQALGAAGVNIKDIEVLAIREDGGAIRLGLETPEDVASAAAILQGEGFEVRGRG; encoded by the coding sequence ATGAGTGCCGCTTCACCGTCCGCCCCTGGCCCGCTGTTCGAGACCGCCGTGGTGGCGGGCGTGGGGTTGATCGGCGGGAGTGTCGCGCTGGGGCTGCGACAGCGCTTGCTGGCGCGGCGCGTGATTGGCCTGGACGCCAGCCCCGAGGTGCTGCGCGAGGCCGAGGCGCTGGGCGTCGTGGACGAGGTCCGCGCCGCCCCCGGCGAGTGGCTGCGCGGCGCGGATCTGGTGGTGCTGGCCGCGCCGATGCGAGCGCTGGCGCCGCTGGCGCGCGAGCTGGCGCCGTTCCTGAACCCGTCGGCACTGGTGACGGACGTGGGCAGCGTGAAGGGCGGGATCGCCGCCGAGATGGAGCGGCTGGGCGTGCGGCATTTCGTGGCGGGGCACCCCATGGCGGGCAGTGAGCGGGGCGGCGTGACGCACGCCCGCGCGGCGCTGCTGGAGAACGCCGTGTGGGTGCTGACCCCGACGGACCACACGCCGCTGACAGCCCTGAGCAAGGCCCGGACGCTGGTGGAGCAACTGGGGGCGGCGCCGGTCGTGATGCCGCCGGACGCGCACGACGCGCTGGTCGCCACGATCAGTCACCTGCCTTACCTCGCCAGTCTGGCGCTGACGCACATGGTCGCGCGGGACGAACGACTCAGCCTGCTCGCGGCGGGTGGCTTCCGCGACCTGACGCGCGTGGCGAGCGGGGACCCCCGGATGAGCCGCGACATGGTCGTGGAGAACAAGGGCGCGCTGCGCGAGGCGCTGACCCGCTTCCGCCGGCAGCTGGAACGCCTGGAAGCGGACCTGGACGAGCCGGATGAACTGCTGGAAGCCGCGCGCGAGGGCAAGCGCACGCGCGACAGCCTGCCGATCGTGCGCCGGAGCCTGCTGCCGCAGCGGCACGATCTGGTCGTGGCGGTGCCGGACAAGCCGAACCAGATCGGGGCGGTGACGCAGGCGCTGGGCGCGGCGGGCGTGAACATCAAGGACATCGAGGTCCTGGCGATCCGCGAGGACGGCGGCGCTATCCGCCTGGGTCTGGAAACTCCGGAGGACGTCGCGAGTGCCGCCGCGATCCTCCAAGGCGAGGGCTTCGAGGTGCGTGGGCGCGGCTAA
- a CDS encoding TSUP family transporter, with protein sequence MPGPEVLLYGLPLAFLAGFIDAVAGGGGTITLPTLFFMGLSPAQVVATNKLLAIFGSGSATVQYWRKGHVDRPLVLRLIPLALLGSAIGAYLVHFVNPDAFRTLVGVVILGVGALVLANKSFGLEDRYPGLTARTLALTLPGTFIIGMYDGFLGPGTGTFAMFLFALAGFNLVRASGNARTLNFATNLGAFLFFLIGGQMVWWIGLPMGLANALGAALGARMAMLRGSAFVKWMYGLIVLLVSARLFLR encoded by the coding sequence GTGCCCGGTCCCGAAGTCCTGCTGTACGGCCTGCCCCTTGCGTTCCTCGCGGGGTTCATCGACGCGGTCGCCGGGGGCGGCGGCACCATCACCCTCCCCACCCTGTTCTTCATGGGCCTCAGCCCCGCGCAGGTCGTCGCCACGAACAAACTCCTGGCGATCTTCGGGTCCGGCAGCGCCACCGTGCAGTACTGGCGCAAGGGGCACGTCGACCGGCCCCTCGTCCTGCGGCTGATCCCTCTGGCCCTGCTGGGCAGCGCCATCGGCGCCTATCTCGTTCACTTCGTGAACCCCGACGCGTTCCGCACCCTGGTCGGCGTGGTCATCCTCGGCGTCGGTGCCCTCGTGCTGGCGAACAAATCCTTCGGGCTGGAGGACCGCTACCCTGGCCTGACCGCCCGCACGCTGGCCCTCACCCTGCCCGGCACGTTCATCATCGGGATGTACGACGGCTTCCTCGGACCCGGTACCGGCACCTTCGCCATGTTCCTGTTCGCCCTCGCCGGTTTCAACCTCGTGCGCGCTAGCGGCAACGCCCGCACCCTGAACTTCGCCACGAACCTCGGCGCGTTCCTGTTCTTCCTGATCGGCGGGCAGATGGTCTGGTGGATCGGCCTGCCCATGGGCCTCGCCAACGCCCTCGGCGCTGCCCTGGGCGCGCGCATGGCGATGCTGCGCGGCAGCGCCTTCGTGAAATGGATGTACGGCCTGATCGTCCTGCTCGTCAGCGCCCGGCTGTTCCTGCGCTGA
- a CDS encoding DUF1622 domain-containing protein — translation MLELVKGWTEIVATGVEVAAALIIALAALLALIRALVAFVRPSGQPDAQKESLRLELGRWLAVALEFTLAADILRTAIAPSWDDIGKLAAIAALRTLLNFFLQREIDGHRARGAEAAAREDGVSAGTAGR, via the coding sequence ATGCTGGAGCTGGTGAAGGGCTGGACGGAGATCGTGGCGACCGGGGTGGAGGTCGCGGCGGCCCTGATCATCGCGCTGGCGGCGCTGCTGGCGCTGATCCGGGCGCTGGTGGCGTTCGTGCGGCCCTCGGGTCAGCCGGACGCGCAGAAGGAGTCCCTGCGGCTGGAGTTGGGCCGCTGGCTGGCGGTGGCGCTGGAGTTCACGCTGGCGGCGGACATCCTGCGCACGGCGATCGCGCCGTCGTGGGACGACATCGGGAAGCTGGCGGCCATTGCGGCGCTGCGGACGCTGCTGAACTTCTTCCTGCAGCGCGAGATCGACGGGCACCGCGCGCGGGGAGCCGAGGCAGCTGCGCGGGAGGACGGGGTCAGCGCAGGAACAGCCGGGCGCTGA